CGAGGGCCTCTTCGTCATCGACAAGATCGATCTGCTCGACCAGCCGGTGACGCCGCAGGTGGAGGAGAGCCTGGGCCGGCTGAAGCTGGAGGCGGTGGACTTGTTCGTCTTCCACGGTGTCTCGCAGCTCGAGGTGTGGGAGCGGCTCGCCGCGCCGGGCGGGGCGATGGAAGAGCTGGGGCGCTGCATCCAGGCGGGCAAGGCGCGCTTCCGGGGAATCTCCAGCCACCACCCGGACGTGCTGCGCGCGGCGCTCGAGACGGGCCTGTGCGACGTGGTGATGTTCCCCATCGGGCCGTGGTGCCACCGGCGGTACGTGGAGGAGATCCTCCCGCTGGCGCGCGCCCGGGGCGTGGGGACGGTGTGCTTCAAGACCTTCGGGGCGGGCAAGCTGCTGGGTGACACGGAGGGCTACGGGCGGCCGCTGCAGGCCCGGCCTCGGGGCAAGGTGAGCTCGGGAGGGCAGGAGGCGCCCGCTCCCTCGCTGCCCCACCTGTCGGTGGAGGAGTGCGTCCGCTACACGCTCACCATGGATCCGGACGTGGCGCTGCTGGGGATGAGCTTTCCCAACGAGCAGGACGCCGCGCTGGCGGCGGCGGCGGCCTTCCAGCCCCTGACGCCCGAGCAGCTCGCGGACGTGCGCCGCCGGGCCGCGCTCGCCATCGAGGGCAAGGGGGCGGTGTGGTGGGATCCGAAGTGAGCGGGGCCGAGCGCCCTCACGGGGTGCCGGCCACCTCCACGGTCAGCTCGATGCGCGGCTCGGCCTTGAGGGAGCAGCTGATGAAGCAGCGCTTGGGCACGTCCTGGAAGAGGGCTCGCACGGCCTCGGCGTCCGCCTCGCTCTTCACCTGCACCACGGGGCGGATGGTGATCTCGGTGAAGCGGATGACGCCCTCCGCATCCGCGGCGAGGGTGCCGGCCGCGGTGCTGCGGTAGCCGGAGATCTGCACGCTCTTGCGGCGAGCCAGGGCCAGGAAGGTGAGCAGGGTGCAGGACTCGGTGGCGCCCAGCAGCAGGGTCTCCGGCCCCCACTGGCCCGCCTTCCCTCCGAACTCGGGAGGCGCGCCGAAGCCCATTCCCGGCAGGCCCGGAGAGGCGAGCTCTCCCTCCAGCTCCTGGCTCCAGCGCAGCTGCGTCTCGTAGTTCCAGCTCTTCGTGCGGGGCATCGTCGTCTCCTTCGTGGGCGGTGTGCGCCTCGGGTTCAGGTGCATCCACCGTACCCGAGGCGGGCCCGTGAGTGCCCGGTGACCGGGTGGGCGAGAGCTTTGCGCGCTTGGGGCGACCGTGCGCAGGTTTTACGTCCCTGGCGTGTTAAGGAGGGACCATGCCTGCTCGCCGTCCCGAAATCCTTGCTCCCGCGGGGGATCTCGACTCCCTCCAGGCCGCGCTCGCCAGCGGAGCGGATGCCGTCTACTTCGGGCTCGATGAGGGCTTCAACGCCCGGGCCCGAGCGGAGAACTTCTCGCTGGCACGGCTGCCGGAGACGGTGGCCCTCATCCACCGCGCGGGGGCGCGTGCGTACCTCACGCTGAACACGCTCGTGTTCGAGCCCGAGCTGGCGGTGGCCGAGCACCTGATCCGGGGAGCGGCCGCCGCGGGGGTGGATGCCCTCATCCTCCAGGATCCCGCCGTGGCCCTGCTGGCGCGGGCCGTGTGCCCCCAGCTCGAGCTGCACGCCTCCACGCAGATGACCATCTCCAGCGCGGAGGGTGTGCGCTTCGCCCAGGGGCTGGGCATCTGCCGCGTGGTCGTGCCCCGAGAGCTCTCGGTCGCGGAGATCCGCAAGCTGGCCGGGCAGACGGATGTGGAGCTGGAGGTCTTCATCCACGGCGCGCTCTGCATGTCCTGGAGCGGCCAGTGCCTCACGAGCGAGGCCTGGGGCGGGCGCTCCGCCAACCGGGGCCAGTGCGCCCAGTCGTGCCGCCTGCCGTACGAGCTCGTCGTCGACTCGCAGACGCGGGAGCTCGGCGAGGTGAAGTACCTGCTCAGCCCCAAGGATCTGGCCGGTGTGCACGCGGTGCCGGAGCTGGTCGGCATCGGCGTCCATGGCCTCAAGATCGAGGGGCGGCTCAAGGGCCCGGCCTATGTCTCGGCGACCGTGGGGGGCTATCGGCGCTGGGTGGAGGGCATCGTCGCCGGCGCGCCGGACGAGGCCCGGCTCAAGTGGGACCTGGCGGAGATGTCGCTCACGTACAGCCGAGGCTTCTCCAACGGCTTCCTCGCGGGCTCGGACCACCAGACGCTCGTGGAAGGACGCTTCCCCAAGCACCGGGGCGTGTACCTGGGGCGGGTGCGCTCCATCTCCGGCAAGGAGGTGCTCGTCGTCCCCGATGAGCGCCCGTGGACGGGAGCGCTGGGCCTGGGCTCGGACCGTCCGGAGAATCCCGCCGGGCAGGTGTCCTCGCCCTTGAAGGGAGAGCCCACGCCCGACGCCGTCGATCCGCGCCCGGGCATGGGCGTGGTTTTCGACGCGGGCCGGCCCGAGGACAAGAACGAGCCCGGTGGCCCCATCTTCCGCGTCGAGCGGCGCGGCGAGGGGTGGGTGCTGGGCTTCGGCAACCCGGGGCCGGATCTGGGCCGCGTGGCCGCCGGCCAGCGCGTGTGGCTCAACAGCGATCCCTCGCTGGCCCGCCGGGTGGAGGGCATGCTCGCGCAGGGCGAGCCGGAGGGGCGCATCCCGCTGGAGCTGAAGGTCTCCGGCGCGGAGGGGAGTGCGCTCCGCATCCAGGCCAGTGCCTGGGGCCATGAGTCCTCGGCGGTCAGCCCTGTTCCGCTCGCGCCTTCACGGGGCGGCGGGCTGGACCAGGCGCTGCTCCGGGACAAGCTGGGCGCCTTCGGAGGAACGCCGTTCCATCTGGCGGGGCTGGACTGCTCCGGCCTGGCTCCGGGCCTGCACCTGCCCGTCTCCGAGCTCAAGGCGCTCCGGCGCCACCTCGTGACGGAGCTCACGGTCGCGGTGGAGAAGGGCTACCGACGGACCGTCGTGGAGACGCCGGTGGTCGACGGGGTGCGCGCCTCGCATGTGGAGCGTGTGCCCGCCATGCCCGCCGTGGAGCGCGCGCGCCTGCTCCCGCTGTGCCGCAACGACGCGCAGCTCGAGGCCGTCATCGCCGCCGGGCTGCCCGAGGTGGAGCTGGACTGGATGGAGATGGTGGGCCTGCAGCGCGCGGTGGAGCGGGCCCGGGCCGCGGGGCTGCGCGTCACGATCGCCACCGTCCGGGTGCAGAAGCCGGGCGAGGAGGGCTATGACCAGCGCATCGACCGGCTGCGTCCGGACGCCGTGCTGGTGCGCCACTGGGGCGCGATGATGCACTTCCTCGAGCGCCCCTCCGGTCAGCCACGCCCGGTGCTGCACGGGGACTTCTCGCTCAACGTCACGAACTCGGTCACCGCCTCGTACCTGCTGGGGCTGGGGCTGGACACGCTGACGTTCTCGCACGATCTCGACGCGGACCAGCTCTTCGCGCTGCTGGAGCACGCGCCCGCGCATCGCTTCGCGGTGGCGCTGCACCACCACATCGCGACCTTCCACACCGAGCACTGCGTGTACTCGCACACGCTCTCCAACGGCCGGGACTTCCGCACCTGTGGCCGGCCCTGTGAGAAGCATCAGATCTCGCTGAGGGATCGGCTGGGCCTGGATCACCCCGTCATCGTCGACGTGGGCTGCCGCAACACGGTGTTCAACGCCCAGGCCCAGAGCGCCGCGTCGCTGGTGCCCCGGCTCCTGGAGCGAGGCGTGCGCCGCTTCCGCGTCGAGTTCGTCCGCGAGTCCCAGGAGGAGGCGGCCCGTGTGCTCTCCGCCTACCAGGAGCTGCTCGCGGGCCGGCTGGCTCCGGCCGAGGCTGTCCGCCGCGCGGCCGTGCACGAGCAGTTCGGTGTCACCAAGGGCACCATGAAGGTGCTCAGCCCGCCGGCCGCCGCTCCCCGTTGAAGCGCTCCGCCCGGCTCCCTGGGGCCGGCCTGGTGTAGAAGGATCCGATGATGCAGGTTGCTCTCCTGGGCTACGGGCGGTTCGGTCGGGCTCTCGGCTCGTTGCTGACGGAGTCGGGCATGGGCTTCCGGGCCCTGGATCCTCACGCGGACGTGCCCGCGTCCCACCGCGCCGCGTCGCTGCCGGAGCTCGTCGCGGGTGCCGACATCGTCGTGGTGGCCGTTCCCGTGCCGAGGCTCCACTCCGTCCTCGAGGATCTGCGCCCGCACCTGCGCCCCTCTCAGCTCGTGCTGGACGTGGGGAGCGTGAAGGTGAAGCCGGTGGAGGCGCTCGCCGAGGTGCTGGGCTTCCAGGTGCCGTGGGTGGGCACGCATCCGCTCTTCGGACCGCTGAGCCTGGCCATGGCCGAGCGCCCGCTGCGCGTCGTCATCTGTCCCAACCCCCTGCACCCGGAGGCCACCGGGAGGGCGCGCACCTTCTACGAGCGGCTCGGCTGCGAGATCGTCGAGCAGACGCCCGAGAGCCACGACCGCGTGATGGCCCATACCCACGCGCTCACGTTCTTCGTCGCCAAGGGGATGATCGACGCGGGCACGGGGCTCGACGTGCCGTTCGCTCCGGCCAGCTTCAAGGCGCTGGCCCGCACCATCGAGACCGTCCGCTCGGACGCGGGACACCTCTTCGCCGCCATCCAGCGCGAGAACCCCTTCGCGTCGGAGGCCCGGCGTCAGCTGCTCGAGGCGCTCGGGCAGATCCACGAGCAGCTCGAGCGGCTGCCTCCCGAGGCCAGCTCGCCCGAAGCGGGGCGCATGGCGATCCCAACCCCGGAAGCGCCTCCGACGGACCGGGGCGAGTACCAGGAGCACCTCGATCAGATCGATCGAGAGCTGATCGCCCTGCTGGATCGACGCATCCACCTGGCTCGGCGCGCGGCCCGCGCTGAACCGCGAGAGGGGCAGGGGAGCGAACCGGCGCAGGAGGAAGCCCTGCTCGCGGCTCGGCGGGCCTGGGCCTCCGAGCTGGGGCTGGAGCGGGAGGCGGAGGTCTTCTTTCGCACCGTTCTCCAGCTCTCCCGCACCAACGAGGGCACGGAAGGCTGAAGGCTGTTAGAGGGGGGCTCTCTATCGCACACGGAGGGAGAGCCAGATGAAGATCGGTTTCGTAGGCCTGGGGAACATGGGCCTGGCGATGGCGAAGAACCTGCTGAAGGCAGGCCATGAGCTCGCGGTCTACAACCGCACCCAGGCCAAGGGCGAGTCGCTTCGAGCCGAGGGTGCCAGGGTCGCGGAGACGCCCCGGGAGGCGGCGCGGGGCGCGGAGGTCGTCTTCACCATGCTCGCGGATGATCGCGCGGTGGAGGCGGTGGTCTTCGGCGAGACGGGAATCATCTCCGGGATGGAGAAGGGCGCGGTCCACATCTCGTCGAGCACCATCTCGGTGGCGCTCTCGGAGCGCATGGCCGAGGCGCACGCCCGCGCGAGCCAGGGCTACGTGTCCGCTCCCGTCTTCGGCCGGCCGGACGCCGCGGCGGCGAAGCAGCTCTGGGTGCTGGTGGCGGGCCCCGCCGCGGACGTGCAGCGCTGCCGGCCCCTGCTGGAGGCCGTGGGACGGGGCATGTCCCTGCTCGGAGAGAAGGCCTCCGCGGCCAACGTGGTGAAGCTCTCGGGCAACTTCCTGATCGCCTCGTTGATGGAGGCGCTCGGTGAGGCATTCGCCCTGACGCGCAAGGCCGGGGTCGAGCCGAAGACCTTCCTGGAGGTGTTCCAGTCCGTGTTCGCGAAGGGCCCCATCTTCGAGCGGTATGCCACGCTCATCGCCAACGCCCAGTATGAGCCCGCCGGGTTCGCGCTGCGGCTGGGGCTCAAGGACGTCGGGCTCGTCCTCCAGGCCGGGGGAGACGCCCAGGTGCCCATGCCGCTGGCCAGCCTCCTTCGAGACCACTACCTCGAGAGCGTGGCACGGGGGATGGGCGAGCAGGACTGGGCGGCGCTCGGGGCGCTGGCGGCGCAGCGGGCCGGCCTGGACAAGGATTGACCCGCGAGGGAGGCCTGCCGGGCTCTGTTTCTACGAACTGGTCTGCTTGTCATACCAGTTCGGCCGGACTCAGGCCGAGGTGCCCGGTGGCGGCAGGTGCCGGGCGTCCGCCGAGGTGAGGTTGCCGAGCTCGGGGCCCTCGACGACCCGGGCGGCAATCGCCGCGGCCGTGGAGGCCGCCTCGGGTGCCGAGGCCCCGCGAGCCAGTGCCAGCGTGATGGAGATGCCGAAGACGTCGCCGGCACCCGTCGGGTCCACCTCGTTGGCGGGGGCCGCGGGGATCTCCCAGCGCTGGGCGCCCCGGCGCACCGTGGAGCCTCGCCGGCCCCGGGTCAGGGCCACGGTGAGGCCCTGGCGGGCCAGCTGCTCGGCCAGGAACTCGGACTCGGGGTGGTCCTCCTCGGAGAAGACGGCCACGCCCAGCCCGCGCGGAGGCTGCGAGGCCTCACTGGCGATGGTCGGCTCGACCACTCCTCCCGGACCCGGCTTGCGGAGCCAGCCCTGCAGCCCCGCGCAGATCAGCCGTGAGCCCAGCCCGTCCACGAGCGCGCGGTCGCACTCGCCCGCCACCGGCGCCACATAGGCCACCGGGATGTTGCGCCACTCGGGGGGAATGTCCTCGATGCGGATGGGCCGGGCCACCGAGCGCAGGATGACGCGCCGACGCGGGCCGCTGTAGTCGAGCTCGAAGGTCGTCACCTCCGGGCTCGGCACGACGTGGATCGAGAGCCGGGGGAGCGAGCGCAGGGGCGCCATCAGCGAGAAGTCGGCGGGCGCCGCGGTGACGAGCGCCGTCTCGATGCCCAGCGTCGCGGCGACTCGCGCGGAGAAGGAGGCGGCGCCGCCCAGGCGGGTCTCGCCCCGGATGAAGTCCCGGGTGACATGGCCGACGACGAGCAGCTCGGGGATTGAAGTCATGACGCCCCTAGCTACGCGAAATCCCCCACCGACGTCGAGTGACCGGCGGCTGCCAGAGAGGATGTCCATCACCCGCAGTGTGGGGAGACCGGGCGAAATTCAGGGTTCCATGGAGGGGGTGTGTACGGGCTAGATTGCGCCGCGCTGACCAACCAGGTGGGCCCGGAGAGGGGAACCCAGACGGGTTCCGTGGCCCGAACCAAAGGGGACATTCATGCGTAACCACCCAAGACTGCGGGCGCTGCTCGGCTCGATGGCCATCCTGCTTGCCGCGGCCTGCTCCAAGCCCGAGGCGCCCAAGCCGGCCGCCCCGGCGGGCACGACCGAGGCTCCGGCGTCCGCCGCGCCGGCGGCTCCCAAGAAGGACGTGAAGATCGCCGTCGTGACCCACGGCCAGGCGTCCGACACCTTCTGGTCCGTGGTGAAGAACGGCGTGGACAACGCCGCCAGGGATCTGGGCGTCACCGTCACCTACAACGCACCGCAGACCTTCGACATGGTGGCCATGAGCCGCCTCATCGACGCGGAGGTCGCCAAGAAGCCGGACGGCCTGGTGGTCTCCATCCCCGACTCCAACGCCCTGTCCCAGTCCATCAAGGCCGCGGTGGCCGCGGGCATCCCCGTCATCTCCATCAACTCGGGCAGTGACGCCTACAAGCAGCTCGGCGTGCTGCTCCACGTCGGGCAGACCGAGTACGAGGCCGGCTTCGGCGGCGGCGAGAAGATGGGTGGCTCCGGCGTGAAGAATGCCCTGTGCATCAACCACGAGGTGGGCAACGCCTCGCTCGATCTGCGCTGCAAGGGCTTCCTGGACGCCATCACCAAGGCGGGCGGCACGGGCAAGGTGCTCGCGGTGAACGCGGCCGACCCCACCGACTCCCAGCAGAAGGTCACCGCCTCGCTGGCCGGTGGCGGCATCGACGGCATCATGACCCTGGGGCCCCTGGGCTCCAACGCGGCGCTGGCGGCGCTCAAGCAGGCAGACAGCCTGGGCAAGGTGAAGCTGGGCACCTTCGACCTGACGCCGGACGTGCTCTCCGGCATCCGCGACGGCCAGCTGGAGTTCGCCATCGATCAGCAGCAGTACCTGCAGGGCTACCTGCCGATCGTGCTCCTGTCCCAGTACAAGCAGTTTGGCGTGCTGCCGGCCGGTGGCATCCTGCCGACGGGCCCTGGGTTCGTGACCAAGGAGAACGCGGCTCGGGTCATCGAGCTGAGCAAGCAGGGCATCCGGTAGGCAGTCCATGCGCAGAATCCTCCACCGCCCCGAGTTTGGAGCAGCCTGCGGCGTCATCGCCGTGTGGGCCTTCTTCGCGCTCTACGCCGGCGGCTCCGGCTTCATGTCCCAGGCCGGATCCGCCACGTACCTCGAGATCGCCTCCGAGCTCGGCATCCTGGCCGCCGCCGTCTCGCTGCTGATGATCGCGGGCGAGTTCGATCTCTCGGTCGGCTCGATGATCGCCGCCAGCGGCATGACGATCTCGCTGCTCTGCGACCGGCTCGGCTGGTCCATCTGGGCCGCGATCGCGGTGGCCATGGTGCTGGCGCTCGCGGTGGGGTTCGCCAACGGCATCATCGTCGTCCGGACGGGGCTGCCCTCGTTCATCGTGACGCTCGGCTCGCTGTTCATGCTGAGCGGCTTCACCATCGGCATGACGCGCCTCATCACCGGGCGCACCCAGGTCGGCGGGCTGCATGAGACGCTCCACTACGAGTCGGCGCGGGCCATCTTCGCCAGCCGGATCGGCGGCTACTCCGTGTCCGTCCTCTGGTGGGTGGCCATCACCGCGCTGGCCACCTGGGTGCTGCTGCGCACCCGGTTCGGCAACTGGATCTTCGGTGCTGGAGGAGCCCCCGACGCCGCGCGCAACCTGGGCGTCCCGGTCCGCCGCGTGAAGATCACCCTCTTCATGACGACCGCGTTCTGCGCGTGCCTCATCGCCACGTTCCAGGCCGTGAAGTTCACCGGCGCCGACGTGCTGCGCGGCACGGGCAAGGAACTGGAGGCCATCCTCGCCGCGGTGCTGGGCGGCACCTTGCTCACGGGCGGCCACGGCTCGGTCATCGGCGCCGCGTTCGGGGCGCTCATCTTCGGAATGGTGCAGCAGGGCATCGTCTTCGCGGGCGTGGACTCCGACTGGTACAAGGTGTTCCTCGGGGTGATGTTGCTCAGCGCGGTGCTCGTCAACACCTACGTCCGCGGCCGGATGGTGGAGGCCCGGCGATGAGCCCCGAGAGCGTGGGCGTGCCTCCGCTGCTCGAGGTGGAGGGGCTCACCAAGTCCTTCGGCAAGGTGTCGGCCATCGAGGGCATCTCGATGAGCGTGCGCGCCGGCGAGGTGATGTGCGTGCTCGGCGACAACGGCGCCGGCAAGTCCACGCTCATCAAGACACTCTCCGGAGTGCACCCGCCGGACAGCGGGCGGATGGTCATCTCGGGCCGGGAGGTGCGCCTGAAGTCTCCGCGGGACGCGCGGGACCACGGCATCGCGACCGTCTACCAGGATCTCGCGATGGTCCCCATGCTCTCCATCGTGCGCAACTTCTTCATGGGCGCCGAGCCCATGAAGGGCTTCGGCCCCTTCCGGCGCTTCGATCTCGAGGCCGCGGACGCCGTGGTGCGGGCCGAGCTGGACAAGATGGGCATCCACGTGCGCGACACCTCCGAGCCCGTGGGGACGCTCTCCGGCGGAGAGCGCCAGTCCATCGCCATCGCGCGCGCCGTGTACTTCGGCGCCAAGGTGCTCATCCTCGACGAGCCGACCTCGGCGCTGGGCGTCAAGCAGGCCGGCATCGTGCTGCGCTATGTCGCCCAGGCCCGCGCCCGGGGCTGCGGGGTGATCCTCGTCACGCACAACCCGCACCACGCCTGGCTCATCGGCGACCGCTTCACGATCCTCAACCGCGGGCGGAGCCAGGGCACCTTCTCGAAGGATCAGATCTCCCGCGAGGAGCTCATCCAGCGCATGGCCGGCGGGCGAGAGCTGGAGGAGCTCACGCACGAGCTGGGCGGGCTCGTCCGCGAGGATCCGCGGCGGGCGGCCTCGCAGGAGTGAGGCCCAGGCCGCGGCGGCGCTACTTTCCGGGCTGGATCGCCGAGACGATGACGAAGACGATGGCCAGGTAGGCGCCGCAGGACACCACGGTGCCGAGCACGGGAACCAGGAGCGCTCCGGCCGCGGCCTTGCCGGCCGTCAGGCGGTGCATCCCCTTGTAGGCGTGGACCTTGGCCACCAGGCACCAGAACGGGGCCACGTACAGGCCGCAGAAGGGCAGCAGCCCGAGCACGAGCGGAGCCTGGGCGAACGCCGCGGCGCGCACGGTGGTCTCGAACGACCGGGGCTTGCCGATCATCCGCAGCACCACGTGATCCAGGGCGGCGATGAACACCGCCATGGCCATCCCGAACAGCGGGGCCAGCACCGTGAAGGTGCCGTAGGTGCCCACCATCATCGCCTTGAAGGGAACCGGCGTCTGCACGGCCGTATCGGGCGTGGGCATCACCCCCACGAAGATGGTGAAGAGCAGGAAGGTGGTGAAGTAGCCGAAGAAGTTCGCGATGCCCGCGAACAGGAACGCGCCCCCGAGATCGCCCTGCGTCCGGGTGCTCGCGAAGGTCATCCCGGGCCGGAGCATGATCGGGCCCACCGACTTGAACCACGCCCGGAAGATGCCCAGCTCCTTGCGGTTGTCCCAGGGCAGCCGGTGGAGCGCGTCACGCTCCACGCAGGCCGAGCAGAGGGGCTCGCCCGCGGCTGAGTCGCCGAGGCACTGCTCGCACGCGAAGGTCCCACAGCGCGCGCAGATCTGCAGCGCCTGGCGCTCGGGGTGCACCGCGCACGTGGCCTGGAGGCTGCCTTCCATCCCGTTCATCCCCTACACCCCGATCTTCGGGCAGAGATCGTTCAAGGGGCACTCCTCGCACTTCGGCTTGCGCGCCGTGCAGGTGTACCGGCCGTGGAGCACCGTCGCCGGACCGAAGAAGGTCCACTGGTCCTGGGGGACCAGCTTCATGAGATCCTTCTCGATCTCCTCGGGCTTCTCCTTCTTGGTGAGCCCCAGGCGCTGGCTGACCCGCGCCACGTGGGTGTCCACGATGACGCCCGAGGGCAGGTTGAAGGCGGTGTTGAGGACGACGTTGGCCGTCTTCCGAGCCACGCCCGGCAGCGTCACCAGCTCATCGATCGTGCGGGGCACCTCGCCGGAGAACTTCACCAGCAGCTCGCGGCTCATGCTCTGCACGGACTTCGCCTTCTGTTTGTAGAAGCCCGTGGGCTTGAGGTCCTCCTCGAGCTCCGGAGTGTTCGCCTCGGCGAAGGCCTGCGGGCCCGGGTACTTCTGGAAGAGCGTGGCGGTGACCCGGTTGACGCGCTCGTCCGTGCACTGCGCGGCCAGGATGGTGGCCACGAGCAGCTCGAAGGGCGTGGACCAGTTGAGCTCGTAGCGCGCATCCGGGTGGGCCTGACGCAGGCGCTCGAGCAGGGACGGGACGATCTTGGCGGGAGGCATGGCGTGTGACCGACAGGGTAGTCCATCGAGACGGAGGAATCGATCGCGGAGCGCTCCCTCCGTCCCGGTCTCCCGGTCGTCCTACGCCACGGCCTCATCTCCGGTAGACGTGACGGGGCCTTTGCGCATGGGCTGGGCCTTGCCGTAGGTCAGCGAGCGCCACACCCACTCGGTGGGGCCGAAGCGGAAGCGCGACAGCCACAGGTGGCTCAGGACGATCTGGACCGCGAAGATGCCCACGGGGATGGCGATGACCACCACGGGCCTGAGCTTGCCGATGAAGCCGAGCCCATATCCATAGAAGACGAGCAGGCTGATGACGGTCTGGCTCAGGTAGTTCGTCAGCGCCATGCGGCCCACGGGGGCGAGCACCGAGAGCACTCGCTGCCAGGTGGGGCGCTGGAAGAGGAGGGCGAAGCCCGTCGCGTAGAAGGCCGCGAGCCCCAGCTCACCCAGCTGCCGCACCACCGTCATCACGAACGGCAGCCACGGCAGGCTGTCCGGGTCGAGCACCTTGCGGAGGAAGAGCTGCTGCAGCACCAGGTTGGAGCCGTTGCCGATCACGCCCGCCACGAGGCCCCAGATGAGCACCTTGCGCAGCAGGGGCCGGTGCTGGGAGACGTCGTGGAAGAGCCGGCTGCGGCCCGCCAGCAGGCCCAGGAGGAAGCGGCCCAGGAGCGGGAACAGGATGTACACCAGGGGCTTGATGAAGTCCCCGAAGTAGAAGGCGGCGTTGGCACGCACCACGTCGAAGTAGCCGCCCTTCGAGAAGGCCGCCAGGGTCTGGGCCTTGATGGCCTCGGAGTGCTCCTGGGCTGCCTTGGCGACGGCCTTGGCGCTCTCGGCCGAGCCGAAGAGCTCAGGCCACTTCTGGATGAAGAGCGTGACCAGGGGCACGAGGAGGGTGAAGGCAGCGGCCCAGAGGAGCAGCGTCTTGTCCGTGCGCTTGCGGAACAGGAGCAGCCCGAAGCCCAGCACCGCGTAGGTGCTGAGGATGTCTCCGAACCAGAGCAGGAACAGGTGCACGAGGCCGATCGTCAGCAGCACCCCCAGCCGGCGGGAGTAGAGCGGGACGATGGAGGCCCCGCGCTTTTCGGCCCGATCCAGCTGCACCGCGAAGCCCAGCCCGAAGAGGAACGAGAAGAGGGTGATGAACTTCCCGAACACCAGGAACTGCACGGTGCGCATCATGACGACATCCACGAGCGCGGCGCTCTGCAACATGGCCTCGATCTGCGCGCGAGTCATGAAGACCCGTCCGCTGAACCACAGCGAGACGTTGGAGATGAAGACCCCGGCCAGCGCGAAGCCACGCAGCGCGTCGAGGAGTGCCAGGCGCTCGGTGCCTTCAACCGGGCGGGCCTCGGCGGACGGGAGCGTTGCAACGGGAGGGGAGGAGCTCATGTGACTCGAAGAAGCCGCCGAACCCACGCCTGGCTGCTCGTATTCCCGGAAGGGAAGCGACCCATGGCGAGCGCCTGCTCTGCTGCCTGCCCTTCCATCACCCGAGCCCCGCTAGCAGGCTCGAAGAGGGCCCCCAGGCTGCCTACCTTGGGGCGAGGAGCCGTAAGGCAGGGGGGACGCGATGAGGTGGCAAGGCGGGCGCCGCAGCACGAACATCGAGGATCGTCGAAGGATGGGCGTCGGCCGTCCCCTGGCGGTGGGAGGCGGGGCCGCCGGTGTGGTGATCGCGCTCATCGTGATGCTGCTGGGAGGAGACCCCTCCGACATCGTCTCGCAGAGCCCCTCGGGGGGCGTGGGTGTGGGCGGCTCGGGACGGACGGTGGACCCCGCGCAGGATCAGCTCAAGGAGTTCGTCTCCGTGGTCCTCGCGGACACCGAGGACACCTGGCCCGGGCTGCTCGCGCCTCACGGCGTGGAGTACACCGAGCCGCGCATGGTCCTCTTCTCGGACGCGGTGCAGTCGGCGTGCGGCGTGGAGCAGAGCGCGGTGGGGCCGTTCTACTGCCCGCTGGACCAGCGCGTGTACCTGGACCTCACCTTCTTCGACGAGCTGGAGAGCCGCTTCGGCGCGCCGGGCGACTTCGCCCGAGCCTATGTGGTGGCGCACGAGGTGGGACACCAGGTGCAGAACCTGCTCGGCATCTCCGAGCGCGTCCACTCGATGCGCAGCCGGATGAGGCCGGCGGAGGCCAACGCGCTGGCGGTGAAGCAGGAGCTCCAGGCGGACTGCTTCGCCGGCATCTGGGCCCACCACGCGCAGAAGCAGCGGGATGTGCTCGAGCTGGGAGACATCGAGGAAGGGCTGGGCGCGGCCTCGGCCGTGG
This is a stretch of genomic DNA from Hyalangium gracile. It encodes these proteins:
- a CDS encoding aldo/keto reductase translates to MNDRSLPKFSPRRELGRTGFRATVVGVGDLADRSVPREQCVATLRRAMDAGLNLVDTAPGYEEGYSEELVGEAVRGRREGLFVIDKIDLLDQPVTPQVEESLGRLKLEAVDLFVFHGVSQLEVWERLAAPGGAMEELGRCIQAGKARFRGISSHHPDVLRAALETGLCDVVMFPIGPWCHRRYVEEILPLARARGVGTVCFKTFGAGKLLGDTEGYGRPLQARPRGKVSSGGQEAPAPSLPHLSVEECVRYTLTMDPDVALLGMSFPNEQDAALAAAAAFQPLTPEQLADVRRRAALAIEGKGAVWWDPK
- a CDS encoding OsmC family protein, with translation MPRTKSWNYETQLRWSQELEGELASPGLPGMGFGAPPEFGGKAGQWGPETLLLGATESCTLLTFLALARRKSVQISGYRSTAAGTLAADAEGVIRFTEITIRPVVQVKSEADAEAVRALFQDVPKRCFISCSLKAEPRIELTVEVAGTP
- a CDS encoding PfkB family carbohydrate kinase, encoding MTSIPELLVVGHVTRDFIRGETRLGGAASFSARVAATLGIETALVTAAPADFSLMAPLRSLPRLSIHVVPSPEVTTFELDYSGPRRRVILRSVARPIRIEDIPPEWRNIPVAYVAPVAGECDRALVDGLGSRLICAGLQGWLRKPGPGGVVEPTIASEASQPPRGLGVAVFSEEDHPESEFLAEQLARQGLTVALTRGRRGSTVRRGAQRWEIPAAPANEVDPTGAGDVFGISITLALARGASAPEAASTAAAIAARVVEGPELGNLTSADARHLPPPGTSA
- a CDS encoding prephenate dehydrogenase produces the protein MMQVALLGYGRFGRALGSLLTESGMGFRALDPHADVPASHRAASLPELVAGADIVVVAVPVPRLHSVLEDLRPHLRPSQLVLDVGSVKVKPVEALAEVLGFQVPWVGTHPLFGPLSLAMAERPLRVVICPNPLHPEATGRARTFYERLGCEIVEQTPESHDRVMAHTHALTFFVAKGMIDAGTGLDVPFAPASFKALARTIETVRSDAGHLFAAIQRENPFASEARRQLLEALGQIHEQLERLPPEASSPEAGRMAIPTPEAPPTDRGEYQEHLDQIDRELIALLDRRIHLARRAARAEPREGQGSEPAQEEALLAARRAWASELGLEREAEVFFRTVLQLSRTNEGTEG
- a CDS encoding U32 family peptidase produces the protein MPARRPEILAPAGDLDSLQAALASGADAVYFGLDEGFNARARAENFSLARLPETVALIHRAGARAYLTLNTLVFEPELAVAEHLIRGAAAAGVDALILQDPAVALLARAVCPQLELHASTQMTISSAEGVRFAQGLGICRVVVPRELSVAEIRKLAGQTDVELEVFIHGALCMSWSGQCLTSEAWGGRSANRGQCAQSCRLPYELVVDSQTRELGEVKYLLSPKDLAGVHAVPELVGIGVHGLKIEGRLKGPAYVSATVGGYRRWVEGIVAGAPDEARLKWDLAEMSLTYSRGFSNGFLAGSDHQTLVEGRFPKHRGVYLGRVRSISGKEVLVVPDERPWTGALGLGSDRPENPAGQVSSPLKGEPTPDAVDPRPGMGVVFDAGRPEDKNEPGGPIFRVERRGEGWVLGFGNPGPDLGRVAAGQRVWLNSDPSLARRVEGMLAQGEPEGRIPLELKVSGAEGSALRIQASAWGHESSAVSPVPLAPSRGGGLDQALLRDKLGAFGGTPFHLAGLDCSGLAPGLHLPVSELKALRRHLVTELTVAVEKGYRRTVVETPVVDGVRASHVERVPAMPAVERARLLPLCRNDAQLEAVIAAGLPEVELDWMEMVGLQRAVERARAAGLRVTIATVRVQKPGEEGYDQRIDRLRPDAVLVRHWGAMMHFLERPSGQPRPVLHGDFSLNVTNSVTASYLLGLGLDTLTFSHDLDADQLFALLEHAPAHRFAVALHHHIATFHTEHCVYSHTLSNGRDFRTCGRPCEKHQISLRDRLGLDHPVIVDVGCRNTVFNAQAQSAASLVPRLLERGVRRFRVEFVRESQEEAARVLSAYQELLAGRLAPAEAVRRAAVHEQFGVTKGTMKVLSPPAAAPR